One Setaria viridis chromosome 3, Setaria_viridis_v4.0, whole genome shotgun sequence DNA window includes the following coding sequences:
- the LOC117848933 gene encoding protein S-acyltransferase 11: protein MVEPEQRPLLEVEQCVTSIPEDHEATCWGCGLRLVFASYSPVYKCGWCGAITQSNQTARKPDSICFSHWRRLRDRFFVTVLVFFMLFVICGGVWAVYPIVFSISKFCGILHCMVTAMLAVFTISSYCLASFKSAGAPTNIRWGSYPMVGKNDLENYTFCTYCNKPKPPRAHHCRSCKMCVVDMDHHCPFIGNCVGASNHHFFVIFLISVVISCAYAAGMTIYASYQMWPSVDFPNLASSHQSMSYMKILLEIITTVAGSAFFLSARGLVLVYLAFASLSVNAGISVLLCQQLSYIYEGNTYLNHLSSPNAMHGERGLQNIVRFFGCPYLISRVFLRYSNAGKLQDNSGSKLL from the exons ATGGTGGAGCCGGAGCAGCGCCCGCTGCTCGAG GTAGAGCAATGTGTCACATCTATACCAGAAGATCATGAAGCCACATGTTGGGGCTGTGGGCTCCGGCTTGTTTTTGCAAGTTATTCACCTGTCTATAAGTGTGGCTGGTGCGGAGCAATTACACAAAGCAACCAGACTGCGAGAAAACCTGATAGTATATGTTTTTCCCACTGGAGGCGATTACGTGACAGGTTCTTTGTGACTGTGCTCGTGTTCTTCATGCTCTTTGTTATAT GTGGTGGTGTCTGGGCGGTATATCCAATTGTTTTCTCAATCAGCAAATTTTGTGGTATCCTTCACTGCATGGTAACAGCTATGTTGGCTGTATTTACCATCTCAAGTTATTGTTTGGCCTCTTTTAAGTCTGCTGGTGCACCGACAAACATACGATGGGGCAGCTATCCCATGGTTGGGAAAAATGATCTTGAGAACTATACATTTTGTACATACTGCAATAAACCAAAGCCCCCGAGAGCacatcactgccgatcttgtaAAATGTGTGTGGTGGACATGGATCATCATTGCCCATTT ATTGGCAACTGTGTGGGAGCATCGAATCATcatttttttgtaatttttctGATCTCTGTGGTTATTAGTTGTGCTTATGCTGCTGGAATGACCATATATGCGAGCTATCAGATGTGGCCCTCTGTCGATTTCCCAAACCTAGCATCATCTCATCAATCAATGAGTTATATGAAAATATTGTTGGAAATTATTACTACAGTAGCAGGCTCTGCATTCTTCTTATCCGCAAGGGGTCTAGTTCTGGTATATCTAGCATTCGCTAGTTTATCAGTCAATGCCGGTATTAGTGTATTACTGTGCCAGCAGCTTAGTTATATTTATGAAGGAAATACATATCTCAACCATTTAAGTTCACCAAATGCCATGCATGGAGAGAGGGGGTTGCAGAACATTGTTAGATTTTTTGGGTGCCCCTATCTAATTTCCAGAGTTTTTTTGCGATATTCGAACGCTGGCAAGTTGCAGGATAATTCAGGTTCAaaacttctttag
- the LOC117848935 gene encoding anamorsin homolog, with the protein MAAALAVTDEVALPIRAVGDLAAAADVSREEVAVITQCASLGGKLPFDDGSVGAVLAVIKNVESLREQLVAEINRVLKAGGRVLIHSSASSSSQKPNTDIERKLLMGGFVEVQASAASSQDTVQSVTVKAKKASWSVGSSFPLKKATKALPKIQIDDDSELIDEDSLLTEEDLKKPQLPVVGDCEVGATRKACKNCTCGRAEAEAKVEKLELTAEQINNPQSACGSCGLGDAFRCGTCPYRGLPPFKPGEKVSLSGNFLAADI; encoded by the exons atggcggcggcgctcgcggtgACGGACGAGGTGGCGCTGCCGATCCGGGCGGTGGGGGATCTGGCGGCAGCCGCCGACGTCTcgcgggaggaggtggccgtCATCACCCAGTGCGCGTCGCTCG GTGGGAAGTTGCCTTTTGATGATGGATCAGTTGGTGCTGTTCTTGCTGTCATTAAAAATGTGGAAAGCTTGAGGGAACAGTTGGTTGCTGAGATTAACCGGGTTCTGAAAGCTGGCGGAAGAGTTCTGATTCACAGCTCTGCATCCTCCTCCAGCCAGAAG CCAAACACTGATATTGAGCGCAAGCTACTGATGGGGGGATTTGTTGAAGTGCAAGCATCCGCTGCAAGCTCGCAGGATACTGTGCAGTCTGTTACT GTTAAGGCAAAGAAGGCCAGCTGGAGTGTGGGTTCTTCTTTCCCCCTTAAGAAAGCAACAAAGGCCCTTCCTAAGATTCAAATTGATGATGACTCAGAACTTATTGATGAAGACAGCCTCTTGACTGAGGAAGACCTGAAGAAACCACAACTTCCAGTTG TTGGGGATTGTGAAGTGGGGGCGACAAGGAAGGCATGCAAGAACTGTACTTGTGGCAGGGCTGAGGCTGAGGCAAAAGTAGAGAAGCTAGAGCTCACTGCCGAGCAGATCAACAATCCTCAGTCAGCTTGTGGCAGT TGTGGGTTGGGTGATGCCTTTCGATGTGGCACCTGTCCGTACAGAGGTCTCCCACCATTCAAGCCTGGCGAGAAG GTTTCCTTGTCTGGCAATTTCCTTGCTGCAGACATATGA
- the LOC117847165 gene encoding BTB/POZ domain-containing protein At1g50280 isoform X1, whose amino-acid sequence MNELCDLKVHINGHHTLHLHQSVMCAFSGRLRTMVKQEKKKASRKEALSIKLADFPGGAEGFELVARFCYNNGRVLLCPSNLPLLHCAAVFLEMTEEVCPCNLLAQAEAFVNGLYYWTWADVLTAVKSCEPFAAAADASGLLERLISALFSKITASPETPTAIAAVGTPNRSSSSCSSSPDTVGFGRSSSTKTPESMWPCVGREWWFDDMTSLSPQTIEKVMRVLGCYGIENKNLILTRFLLHYLRAATRRPALVLCKEATLAGLADTAVHGVALVGGTAFSCRGLFWVLRIVSAVGLSKECRHKLERLMGLMLDHATLDDLLVSGDDGGVYDVNLVMRLVRVFVGSEEEADAPSQRMRKVGRLIDKYLGEISPDHALKVSKFLAVAESLPDSARDCYDGVYRALDIYLESHPALSLEDRTTLCRCLNYEKLTLEACKDLAKNRRIPPGVAVQALASQQCKLQISKPAAAAAAKEGRADPSRTTPRRVAGRASARTRSVSVDLDGGGDEKEVLRLNLQRMQSRVVELERACKEMKGQMSKMAKGKSSFGAASCHQTGGRGLPRLC is encoded by the exons ATGAATGAGCTCTGCGACCTCAAGGTGCACATCAATGGCCATCACACGCTTCATCTCCACCAG AGCGTCATGTGCGCCTTCTCGGGGAGGCTGAGGACAATGGTgaagcaggagaagaagaaggcgagcaGAAAGGAAGCCTTGTCTATCAAGCTCGCCGATTTCCCGGGCGGCGCCGAGGGCTTCGAGCTCGTCGCCAGGTTCTGCTACAACAATGGCCGCGTCCTGCTCTGCCCCTCCAACCTCCCGCTCCTGCACTGCGCCGCCGTGTTCCTGGAGATGACCGAGGAGGTGTGCCCCTGCAACCTGCTGGCGCAGGCGGAGGCCTTCGTGAACGGGCTCTACTACTGGACCTGGGCCGACGTGCTCACCGCGGTCAAGAGCTGCGAGCCattcgccgcggcggccgacgcctCCGGCCTCCTCGAGAGGCTCATCTCCGCGCTCTTCTCCAAGATCACTGCCAGCCCAGAGACGcccaccgccatcgccgccgtggGGACGCCGAACCGCTCCTCGTCGTCATGCTCCTCGTCGCCGGACACGGTGGGCTTCGGCCGGTCGTCGTCCACCAAGACGCCGGAGTCGATGTGGCCCTGCGTGGGCAGGGAGTGGTGGTTCGACGACATGACGTCGCTGTCCCCGCAGACCATCGAGAAGGTGATGCGAGTGCTCGGGTGCTACGGCATCGAGAACAAGAACCTGATACTGACGCGGTTCCTGCTCCACTACCTCCGCGCGGCCACGCGCAGGCCGGCGCTGGTGCTCTGCAAGGAGGCCACCCTCGCCGGCCTCGCGGACACGGCCGTGCACGGCGTGGCGCTCGTCGGCGGCACGGCGTTCTCGTGCCGGGGCCTCTTCTGGGTGCTGAGAATCGTGTCGGCCGTGGGGCTGAGCAAGGAGTGCAGGCACAAGCTGGAGAGGCTCATGGGCCTGATGCTGGACCACGCGACGCTGGACGACCTCCTTGtctccggcgacgacggcggcgtctACGACGTGAACCTGGTCATGAGGCTGGTCAGGGTGTTCGTGGGCTccgaggaggaagccgacgCGCCGTCGCAGAGGATGAGGAAGGTGGGGAGGCTGATCGACAAGTACCTCGGGGAGATCTCGCCGGACCATGCATTGAAGGTGTCCAagttcctcgccgtcgccgagagCCTGCCGGACTCGGCCAGGGACTGCTATGACGGCGTGTACAGGGCATTGGACATCTACCTCGAG TCGCACCCGGCACTGTCCCTGGAGGATCGCACGACGCTGTGCCGGTGCCTGAACTACGAGAAGCTCACCCTGGAGGCGTGCAAGGACCTGGCCAAGAACCGGCGGATCCCGCCGGGCGTGGCGGTGCAGGCGCTGGCCTCGCAGCAGTGCAAGCTGCAGATCAGCaagcccgccgctgccgcggcagcCAAGGAAGGCCGGGCCGACCCGTCCCGGACGACGCCGAGGAGGGTCGCCGGCCGCGCGAGCGCGCGCACCCGCAGCGTGAGCGTGGACctagacggcggcggcgacgagaagGAGGTGCTGCGGCTGAACCTGCAGAGGATGCAGAGCCGGGTGGTGGAGCTGGAGCGGGCGTGCAAGGAGATGAAGGGCCAGATGTCCAAGATGGCCAAGGGCAAGTCCTCCTtcggcgccgcctcctgccaCCAGACCGGCGGCAGGGGCCTGCCGAGGCTGTGCTGA
- the LOC117847165 gene encoding BTB/POZ domain-containing protein At1g50280 isoform X2: MNELCDLKVHINGHHTLHLHQSVMCAFSGRLRTMVKQEKKKASRKEALSIKLADFPGGAEGFELVARFCYNNGRVLLCPSNLPLLHCAAVFLEMTEEVCPCNLLAQAEAFVNGLYYWTWADVLTAVKSCEPFAAAADASGLLERLISALFSKITASPETPTAIAAVGTPNRSSSSCSSSPDTVGFGRSSSTKTPESMWPCVGREWWFDDMTSLSPQTIEKVMRVLGCYGIENKNLILTRFLLHYLRAATRRPALVLCKEATLAGLADTAVHGVALVGGTAFSCRGLFWVLRIVSAVGLSKECRHKLERLMGLMLDHATLDDLLVSGDDGGVYDVNLVMRLVRVFVGSEEEADAPSQRMRKVGRLIDKYLGEISPDHALKVSKFLAVAESLPDSARDCYDGVYRALDIYLENSLFIEILSEFLGETTSWSSAFASFAASLQVLFTWFHILWLHDS; the protein is encoded by the exons ATGAATGAGCTCTGCGACCTCAAGGTGCACATCAATGGCCATCACACGCTTCATCTCCACCAG AGCGTCATGTGCGCCTTCTCGGGGAGGCTGAGGACAATGGTgaagcaggagaagaagaaggcgagcaGAAAGGAAGCCTTGTCTATCAAGCTCGCCGATTTCCCGGGCGGCGCCGAGGGCTTCGAGCTCGTCGCCAGGTTCTGCTACAACAATGGCCGCGTCCTGCTCTGCCCCTCCAACCTCCCGCTCCTGCACTGCGCCGCCGTGTTCCTGGAGATGACCGAGGAGGTGTGCCCCTGCAACCTGCTGGCGCAGGCGGAGGCCTTCGTGAACGGGCTCTACTACTGGACCTGGGCCGACGTGCTCACCGCGGTCAAGAGCTGCGAGCCattcgccgcggcggccgacgcctCCGGCCTCCTCGAGAGGCTCATCTCCGCGCTCTTCTCCAAGATCACTGCCAGCCCAGAGACGcccaccgccatcgccgccgtggGGACGCCGAACCGCTCCTCGTCGTCATGCTCCTCGTCGCCGGACACGGTGGGCTTCGGCCGGTCGTCGTCCACCAAGACGCCGGAGTCGATGTGGCCCTGCGTGGGCAGGGAGTGGTGGTTCGACGACATGACGTCGCTGTCCCCGCAGACCATCGAGAAGGTGATGCGAGTGCTCGGGTGCTACGGCATCGAGAACAAGAACCTGATACTGACGCGGTTCCTGCTCCACTACCTCCGCGCGGCCACGCGCAGGCCGGCGCTGGTGCTCTGCAAGGAGGCCACCCTCGCCGGCCTCGCGGACACGGCCGTGCACGGCGTGGCGCTCGTCGGCGGCACGGCGTTCTCGTGCCGGGGCCTCTTCTGGGTGCTGAGAATCGTGTCGGCCGTGGGGCTGAGCAAGGAGTGCAGGCACAAGCTGGAGAGGCTCATGGGCCTGATGCTGGACCACGCGACGCTGGACGACCTCCTTGtctccggcgacgacggcggcgtctACGACGTGAACCTGGTCATGAGGCTGGTCAGGGTGTTCGTGGGCTccgaggaggaagccgacgCGCCGTCGCAGAGGATGAGGAAGGTGGGGAGGCTGATCGACAAGTACCTCGGGGAGATCTCGCCGGACCATGCATTGAAGGTGTCCAagttcctcgccgtcgccgagagCCTGCCGGACTCGGCCAGGGACTGCTATGACGGCGTGTACAGGGCATTGGACATCTACCTCGAG AATTCCCTGTTCATTGAAATTTTATCTGAATTCCTTGGAGAAACCACAAGCTGGAGTTCTGCATTTGCCAGCtttgctgcaagcctgcaagtcCTTTTCACCTGGTTTCATATACTCTGGCTTCACGACTCCTGA
- the LOC117848325 gene encoding vacuolar protein sorting-associated protein 41 homolog, producing MSTERRAHPPLQNGAGGDDGDDEREEEDGDEGEEELEDEAEEEEEEPRLKYQRLGGSVPAILSTDAAASIAVADRMVALGTHNGTLHILDFQGNQVKEIAAHTATVNDISFDADGEYIGSCSDDGTVAISSLFTDEKLKFEYHRPMKAIALDPNYSRNYRRFATGGLAGQVLVLTKKTWGGYHKKVLRDGEGPIHSMKWRTDLLAWANDAGVKVHDMKTDKGIAFIERPKGIPRPEFLLPHLVWQDDTVLVIGWGTSVKIAAIRTDSSQGLNGIQRTIAAVGSEKYVDIVGSFQTGYHISGIAPFGDLLVVLAYIPDEDEKEKKISTSVTSRQGTAQRPEIHLVSWKNDEVTTDALPIHGYEHYKAKDYALAHAPFSGSSNAGGQWAAGDEPLYYIVSPKDIVVAKPRDAEDHIAWLLQHDCHEKALAAVEAGQGPTELLDEVGSRYLDHLIIERKYAEAAQRCPKLLRGSPSAWERWVFHFAHLRQLPVLVPYIPTENPQLSDTAYEVALVALTTNPSFHELLLTTVKNWPPTLYSASPVISAIEPQLDSSSMTDTLKEALAELYVINSQYEKALSLYAELLKPEVFEFIEKYNLHDAIRDKVVNLMILDSKRTVHLLIQHRDIIPPYEVVEQLLHTNKKCDKRHFLHLYLHALFEIDIHAGKDFHDMQVELYADYEQRMLLPFLRTSQHYRLDKAYEIFAQRELVREQVFVLGRMGNAKEALSTIINKLENIEEAVEFVMDQHDDELWDELIRQCLQKPEMVGMLLEHTVGNLDPLYIVSLVPDGLEIPRLRDRLVKIVTDYRTETSLRNGCNDILKADCVNLLVKYYHEARRGVYMASMDEEVHGNRVDDGSSRANERSSSVRALDIKSRTRCGARCCLCFDPLPIQDISVILFYCCHAYHLSCLEGGLDLMRSNSNQDTDNGSDDEDGSPSGESRMRCVLCTTASA from the exons atgtCCACCGAGCGGCGCGCCCACCCGCCGCTGCAGAACGGCGCGGGGGGAGACGACGGGGACgacgagcgggaggaggaggacggcgacgagggggaggaggaattggaggatgaggcggaggaggaggaggaggagccgcggcTCAAGTACCAGCGGCTGGGCGGGAGCGTGCCGGCGATCCTCtccaccgacgccgccgcgtccatcgccgtcgccgaccgCATGGTCGCGCTCGGCACCCACAACGGCACCCTCCACATCCTCGACTTCCAGGGCAATCAG GTGAAGGAAATTGCTGCCCACACGGCAACTGTCAATGACATCAGCTTTGACGCAGACGGTGAATATATAGGCAGCTGCTCAGATGATGGCACAGTAGCAATAAGCAGCCTCTTCACTGATGAAAAACTGAAGTTTGAGTACCATCGCCCCATGAAAGCAATTGCTCTAGACCCTAATTATTCCCGGAACTATAGGAGATTTGCTACTGGTGGTTTAGCAGGTCAAGTACTTGTGTTGACAAAGAAGACTTGGGGTGGTTACCATAAGAAG GTTTTGCGTGATGGCGAAGGGCCAATCCATTCTATGAAGTGGAGAACAGACCTACTTGCTTGGGCTAACGATGCAGGGGTGAAAGTGCATGATATGAAAACAGACAAAGGAATTGCATTCATAGAGCGACCGAAAGGCATTCCTCGGCCAGAGTTCTTACTTCCCCACCTAGTATGGCAG GATGATACTGTCTTAGTTATTGGATGGGGAACAAGTGTCAAGATTGCAGCAATTCGAACAGATTCATCTCAGGGACTCAATGGCATACAAAGGACCATCGCTGCAGTGGGTTCCGAGAAGTATGTAGATATTGTTGGTTCATTCCAAACAGGCTACCACATATCTGGGATTGCTCCTTTTGGTGACCTTTTAGTTGTGCTCGCCTATATTCCCGATGAggatgaaaaagagaaaaaaattagtACTTCTGTTACTTCACGACAG GGAACTGCACAGCGTCCTGAAATACATCTTGTGtcatggaaaaatgatgaagttACTACAGATGCTCTGCCTATTCATGGTTATGAACATTACAAGGCAAAAGATTATGCTCTTGCGCATGCACCTTTCTCAG GAAGTAGCAATGCAGGTGGACAGTGGGCTGCTGGCGACGAACCTTTGTATTACATCGTGTCTCCTAAGGATATTGTGGTGGCGAAACCAAG AGATGCTGAAGATCATATTGCTTGGCTTCTTCAACATGATTGTCACGAAAAAGCATTGGCTGCTGTTGAGGCAGGGCAAGGGCCGACTGAGCTTCTTGATGAG GTTGGTTCAAGATACCTTGACCACTTGATAATTGAAAGAAAATATGCTGAAGCTGCTCAACGCTGTCCAAAGTTGCTGCGAGGATCTCCTTCAGCATGGGAGAG ATGGGTCTTTCACTTTGCTCATCTCCGCCAACTTCCTGTTTTGGTCCCATATATACCTACAGAAAATCCTCAGCTGAGTGATACTGCATATGAG GTTGCCCTTGTTGCTCTAACTACCAATCCTTCTTTCCATGAACTTCTGCTGACCACTGTAAAAAATTGGCCACCTACACTGTACTCAGCTTCACCTGTCATATCTGCCATTGAGCCACAGCTCGACTCATCATCGATGACTGATACATTGAAAGAG GCGTTAGCTGAGTTGTATGTAATCAATAGTCAATATGAAAAGGCACTTTCCCTGTATGCTGAA CTCCTGAAGCCAGAAGTATTCGAGTTTATTGAAAAGTACAACTTGCATGATGCCATTCGTGATAAG GTCGTCAATCTTATGATACTGGATAGTAAAAGAACAGTTCACCTACTGATCCAACATCGTGATATCATTCCCCCATATGAAGTTGTGGAGCAGTTGTTGCATACCAATAAAAAATGTGACAAGAGACATTTTTTGCACCTATATTTGCATGCTCTATTTGAGATAGATATACATGCTGGAAAAGATTTTCATGATATGCAG GTGGAGCTTTATGCAGACTATGAGCAAAGGATGCTACTACCCTTCCTCCGTACTAGTCAGCATTACAGGCTTGACAAG GCATATGAAATCTTTGCACAAAGGGAACTTGTAAGGGAACAGGTTTTTGTCCTTGGTCGAATGGGCAATGCTAAAGAAGCTCTTTCAACAATCATAAACAAACTGGAAAACATAGAGGAG GCTGTTGAATTTGTTATGGACCAACATGATGACGAACTATGGGATGAACTGATTAGACAGTGCCTCCAGAAGCCTGAAATG GTTGGGATGCTATTGGAACATACTGTTGGCAATCTTGATCCTCTGTACATTGTCAGTTTGGTTCCTGATGGGTTAGAAATACCTCG GTTGCGGGATCGGCTTGTGAAAATtgtgacggactaccggacggAAACTTCACTGCGAAATGGATGCAACGATATACTTAAG GCTGACTGTGTGAACCTTTTGGTTAAATACTACCACGAGGCTCGGCGTGGAGTTTACATGGCAAGCATGGACGAGGAGGTACATGGAAACAGGGTTGATGATGGATCATCGCGAGCAAATGAGAGATCATCCAGTGTTCGGGCTCTAGATATTAAGTCCAGAACGAGATGTGGTGCCCGGTGTTGCTTATGCTTCGATCCTTTGCCAATTCAGGACATATCCGTCATTTTGTTCTACTGCTGCCATGCGTATCATCTATCTTGCTTGGAAGGTGGGTTGGACTTAATGAGATCAAACAGTAATCAGGATACTGACAATGGCTCAGACGACGAGGATGGTTCCCCGTCTGGTGAGTCTCGTATGCGCTGTGTATTGTGCACTACTGCCTCTGCATAA
- the LOC117848329 gene encoding ubiquinone biosynthesis protein COQ4 homolog, mitochondrial isoform X1 yields MVNCARDAALHMFDEMPIAMLGARVQLKGWQQAAVAFGSAFGALLDPRRADLIAALGETTGKPAFERVLQRMKNSAEGREVLLERPRVISSQVSHAWDMPQNTFGAAYAQFMGSRNFSPDDRPPVRFMDTDELAYVATRAREVHDFWHVLFGLPTNLIGETALKVIEFEQMFLPMCMLSVVGGSARFSEKQRTLFFQHYFPWATKAGLKCTDLMSVYYEKHFHEDLEEVRRNWGILPCSDPKRRGV; encoded by the exons ATGGTCAATTGTGCCAGAGATGCTGCTCTCCAtatgttcgatgaaatgcctaT AGCCATGCTGGGGGCACGTGTGCAGCTGAAGGGGTGGCAACAGGCGGCTGTTGCATTTGGTTCTGCATTTGGGGCCTTGCTTGACCCTAGAAGGGCTGATCTGATAGCTGCTCTTGGGGAGACTACTGGGAAGCCAGCATTTGAGCGTGTGCTTCAGCGAATGAAGAATAGCGCAGAAGGCAGG GAAGTTCTTTTGGAGCGTCCTCGTGTTATCTCCTCACAGGTTTCTCATGCCTGGGACATGCCCCAGAACACATTCGGTGCAGCCTATGCTCAGTTCATGGGATCAAGGAACTTCTCGCCAGATGATCGCCCACCTGTCCGTTTCATGGACACCGACGAGCTCGCCTATGTTGCGACACGTGCTCGTGAGGTGCATGACTTTTGGCACGTGCTGTTCGGCCTTCCAACAAACCTGATTGGCGAGACGGCCCTCAAGGTGATAGAATTTGAACAGATGTTCCTCCCAATGTGCATGCTGTCAGTTGTCGGGGGCTCTGCAAGGTTCAGTGAGAAACAAAGGACGTTGTTTTTCCAGCATTACTTCCCATGGGCAACAAAAGCAGGTCTCAAGTGCACGGACCTGATGTCTGTATACTATGAGAAGCACTTCCATGAAGATCTGGAGGAAGTGAGAAGAAACTGGGGAATTCTACCATGCTCTGATCCCAAAAGGAGAGGTGTGTAG
- the LOC117848329 gene encoding ubiquinone biosynthesis protein COQ4 homolog, mitochondrial isoform X2: MLGARVQLKGWQQAAVAFGSAFGALLDPRRADLIAALGETTGKPAFERVLQRMKNSAEGREVLLERPRVISSQVSHAWDMPQNTFGAAYAQFMGSRNFSPDDRPPVRFMDTDELAYVATRAREVHDFWHVLFGLPTNLIGETALKVIEFEQMFLPMCMLSVVGGSARFSEKQRTLFFQHYFPWATKAGLKCTDLMSVYYEKHFHEDLEEVRRNWGILPCSDPKRRGV, translated from the exons ATGCTGGGGGCACGTGTGCAGCTGAAGGGGTGGCAACAGGCGGCTGTTGCATTTGGTTCTGCATTTGGGGCCTTGCTTGACCCTAGAAGGGCTGATCTGATAGCTGCTCTTGGGGAGACTACTGGGAAGCCAGCATTTGAGCGTGTGCTTCAGCGAATGAAGAATAGCGCAGAAGGCAGG GAAGTTCTTTTGGAGCGTCCTCGTGTTATCTCCTCACAGGTTTCTCATGCCTGGGACATGCCCCAGAACACATTCGGTGCAGCCTATGCTCAGTTCATGGGATCAAGGAACTTCTCGCCAGATGATCGCCCACCTGTCCGTTTCATGGACACCGACGAGCTCGCCTATGTTGCGACACGTGCTCGTGAGGTGCATGACTTTTGGCACGTGCTGTTCGGCCTTCCAACAAACCTGATTGGCGAGACGGCCCTCAAGGTGATAGAATTTGAACAGATGTTCCTCCCAATGTGCATGCTGTCAGTTGTCGGGGGCTCTGCAAGGTTCAGTGAGAAACAAAGGACGTTGTTTTTCCAGCATTACTTCCCATGGGCAACAAAAGCAGGTCTCAAGTGCACGGACCTGATGTCTGTATACTATGAGAAGCACTTCCATGAAGATCTGGAGGAAGTGAGAAGAAACTGGGGAATTCTACCATGCTCTGATCCCAAAAGGAGAGGTGTGTAG
- the LOC117848328 gene encoding uncharacterized protein, whose product MAVAVAGVTTTHRSYCLASAPRRAQHRRRRPATPRASGAVEVRVCTNRTCARQGGREVLAALTGLAPPRVDVSSCGCLGRCGAGPNVAASVAGSAALFGHVGTAARGAQLLEHLLGAAEFDAAAGLAAFAAREKAEAALEKGNAAEAEALLNEVIGLNACGGRHLVYRSRSKARLAIGDISGGLEDAEEALRIAPRFPQAHLLRGDALLAMGEYCAAEDAYADALDLDPSIRRSKSFKARVERLREKLVSATNP is encoded by the exons ATGGCGGTGGCAGTTGCGGGAGTGACCACGACCCACCGTTCCTACTGCCTCGCCTCCGCTCCCCGGCGGGCGCagcatcgccgccggcgtcctgcTACGCCGCGCGCGTCGGGGGCGGTGGAGGTGCGGGTCTGCACGAACCGCACGTGCGCGCGCCAGGGCGGGCGCGAGGTCCTGGCTGCGCTCACGGGCCTCGCGCCCCCGCGCGTCGACGTGAGCTCGTGCGGGTGCCTCGGCCGCTGCGGCGCGGGGCCCAACGTCGCCGCCTCCGTTGCCGGGAGCGCCGCGCTGTTCGGCCACGTcggcacggcggcgcgcggcgcgcagCTCCTGGAGCACCTCCTCGGCGCTGCGGAGTTCGACGCGGCCGCAGGCCTCGCCGCGTTCGCCGCGCGGGAGAAGGCGGAGGCTGCCCTCGAGAAGGGAAACGCGGCTGAAGCAGAGGCCCTTCTGAATGAG GTTATTGGGCTCAATGCTTGTGGTGGTCGGCATTTGGTGTATAGGAGCAG GTCTAAGGCGAGACTGGCAATAGGGGATATCTCTGGTGGGCTTGAGGACGCCGAGGAAGCACTAAGAATAGCTCCCAGATTTCCTCAg GCTCACTTATTGCGAGGTGATGCGCTTCTTGCAATGGGCGAATATTGTGCTGCAGAAGATGCTTATGCAGATGCCTTGGATCTTGATCCATCTATTCGCCGATCCAAGTCTTTCAAG GCCCGAGTCGAGAGGCTACGAGAGAAGCTTGTCAGTGCCACTAATCCATAG